Proteins encoded within one genomic window of Dyadobacter chenhuakuii:
- a CDS encoding DUF3857 domain-containing protein produces the protein MLTFLSFNVAAQDDFKPKFGVVDRADVEMAAFPGDSSAAAVYLYDFGEVTYRYDDIRGLVMVMESWIRIKILKESALDRASVAITTYEGSGPENQELMDDIQGFTYNMENGQLVRTAMDRKSIKREKATGKYYTYKFNLANARKGSVIEYSYRRTTPLTVRDKPSPWTFQASVPSKWSEFRITIPFFLEYKTTMSGYLPLYISEQEPTDVHVGSSRLNGRGIAYRFVVKDAPAFVNEPFITTESDYLSKVNFELSVIQVPGEISKHFSNTWDDVEKTLNEANWFGVELRKSSFLKAKRDEIMLTAKTPEEKMELAYRHLQSHMKWDGSSYLGSRDGVRKAYENKAGNATEVNLILTSLLRELDLNADPVILSTRSNGRFLKEIPLLESCNYVISHVEVAGKEYFLDATQPYAKLGLLPEHTLNGYGRLIPKKGSGRFLDIKPLDAQTKLEMVNANILPEDGSIKGNYSISFAGYEALRWRDKYVKEADDIYHEVLKKRSPEWKISNIAVKNKNEDLKGAVNVACDFELEDENASPDLFYFNPILAGRWESNPLKSKERIYPLDFTSGMSESFIGNYKLPAGYVLEEMPKAEIVSLPEKAGKFVYQVRQSGDMIQVSSVIVLSKTNFHAEEYHDVKEFFERVVQKHAQPLVIKKKAN, from the coding sequence ATGCTCACTTTCCTATCTTTTAATGTTGCTGCCCAGGATGATTTCAAGCCGAAGTTTGGGGTTGTGGATCGTGCTGATGTGGAAATGGCGGCATTTCCTGGTGATAGCTCTGCTGCTGCGGTTTACCTCTATGATTTTGGTGAAGTTACCTATCGCTACGACGACATCCGCGGACTGGTAATGGTGATGGAATCCTGGATTAGGATTAAAATCCTTAAAGAATCAGCCCTTGACAGAGCTTCCGTTGCGATCACTACTTACGAGGGCAGCGGGCCCGAAAATCAGGAATTGATGGACGACATTCAGGGCTTCACCTATAATATGGAGAACGGACAGCTTGTACGAACGGCGATGGACCGGAAGTCGATCAAGCGGGAAAAGGCCACGGGCAAATATTATACTTACAAATTCAATCTTGCCAATGCACGGAAGGGTTCCGTGATCGAATATTCTTACAGGCGCACAACGCCATTGACCGTCCGCGATAAGCCCAGTCCCTGGACTTTTCAGGCGTCTGTGCCGAGCAAGTGGAGTGAGTTCCGCATTACGATCCCTTTTTTTCTGGAATATAAAACAACCATGAGCGGTTACCTGCCCCTGTATATCAGCGAACAGGAGCCTACGGATGTGCATGTAGGCTCGTCCAGGCTTAACGGGCGCGGCATTGCCTATCGTTTTGTCGTGAAAGATGCACCTGCATTTGTCAACGAACCTTTTATAACAACGGAAAGCGATTATCTGTCAAAGGTCAATTTTGAGCTTTCCGTCATTCAGGTGCCCGGTGAAATATCGAAGCATTTTTCAAACACCTGGGATGATGTTGAAAAGACATTGAACGAGGCCAACTGGTTTGGTGTAGAGTTGCGGAAATCTTCTTTCCTCAAAGCCAAGCGCGACGAAATTATGCTAACCGCCAAGACGCCCGAGGAAAAAATGGAGCTGGCTTACCGGCATTTGCAAAGCCACATGAAATGGGACGGTTCATCCTATCTGGGTTCAAGAGATGGCGTCAGGAAAGCATATGAAAACAAAGCCGGCAATGCAACTGAGGTGAATCTGATTCTGACCTCACTGCTTCGGGAGCTGGATCTAAATGCGGATCCCGTCATTCTCAGCACACGTTCCAATGGCCGGTTTTTGAAAGAAATTCCGCTTCTGGAAAGCTGCAATTATGTGATCAGCCACGTTGAAGTTGCCGGAAAAGAGTACTTTTTGGACGCCACACAGCCTTATGCCAAGCTCGGCCTCCTTCCTGAGCACACATTGAACGGATATGGCAGGCTTATTCCCAAAAAAGGATCGGGGCGGTTCTTGGATATAAAACCGCTGGACGCGCAGACCAAACTGGAAATGGTAAATGCGAACATTCTACCGGAAGATGGCAGCATAAAGGGAAATTACAGCATTTCCTTTGCTGGTTATGAAGCATTGCGCTGGCGCGACAAATATGTAAAAGAGGCTGACGACATTTATCACGAAGTGCTCAAAAAGCGGTCACCGGAGTGGAAGATCAGCAACATTGCTGTGAAGAATAAAAATGAAGATTTGAAAGGAGCAGTTAATGTTGCCTGCGATTTTGAACTGGAAGACGAGAATGCGTCACCCGATTTGTTTTACTTCAATCCCATTCTGGCCGGTCGCTGGGAAAGCAATCCGTTGAAATCGAAAGAACGGATCTATCCGCTTGATTTCACCAGCGGAATGTCGGAATCATTCATTGGTAATTATAAGCTTCCGGCAGGTTATGTGCTGGAAGAAATGCCAAAGGCAGAAATTGTAAGCCTTCCTGAAAAAGCCGGAAAATTTGTTTACCAGGTGCGACAGTCAGGTGATATGATCCAGGTGAGCAGCGTCATTGTGCTTTCCAAAACGAATTTTCACGCCGAAGAATACCACGACGTAAAAGAGTTCTTTGAACGTGTAGTCCAAAAGCATGCGCAACCGCTGGTAATCAAGAAAAAGGCTAACTAA
- a CDS encoding Gfo/Idh/MocA family protein, with protein MSSFENGSPLRVLVVGCGNMGASHAFAYHSLDGFEICGIVSTGKSKEVLNEKLGGGYALFSDYETALKETKPDAVCISTYPDTHEDFAVKALEHGAHVFIEKPLADTVEGAKRVVEAAKTAGKKVVVGYILRVHPSWERFVAEAQNLGKPLVMRMNLNQQSHGYMWGVHRNLMKSLSPIVDCGVHYIDVMCQMTRSKPLRVNAIGARLTEDIPAGNYNYGQLQIWFEDGSVGWYEAGWGPMISETAFFVKDVIGPKGSVSIVAKDAGGTGKSSSVEAHTKTESIRVHHADLNDQDEFTKQDSWINLDDEPDHQELCNREQRYFLNAINDDFDLTDHLQDAVTSLQIAFACDESVKTGRTVDLV; from the coding sequence ATGTCATCTTTCGAAAATGGAAGTCCACTTCGCGTACTCGTAGTCGGTTGTGGCAATATGGGCGCTTCCCATGCATTTGCGTATCATTCGCTGGACGGTTTTGAAATCTGCGGAATCGTTTCAACCGGCAAAAGCAAAGAGGTTTTGAATGAAAAACTCGGCGGCGGTTATGCCCTTTTCAGCGATTATGAAACGGCATTGAAGGAAACCAAACCGGATGCGGTCTGCATTTCAACTTACCCGGACACGCATGAGGACTTTGCTGTAAAAGCATTGGAGCACGGCGCGCATGTTTTCATCGAAAAACCACTTGCTGACACCGTTGAAGGAGCTAAGCGCGTAGTAGAAGCTGCCAAAACGGCTGGCAAAAAAGTGGTTGTAGGCTACATTCTGCGCGTGCATCCATCGTGGGAACGTTTTGTTGCCGAAGCGCAAAACCTGGGCAAGCCGCTCGTAATGCGCATGAACCTGAACCAGCAAAGCCACGGTTACATGTGGGGCGTTCACCGGAATTTGATGAAAAGCCTGAGCCCGATCGTGGATTGCGGCGTACATTATATAGATGTAATGTGCCAGATGACGCGTTCCAAACCATTGCGTGTGAATGCAATTGGCGCGCGGTTAACGGAAGACATTCCTGCTGGAAATTACAATTACGGTCAGCTTCAAATTTGGTTTGAAGACGGTTCTGTGGGCTGGTATGAAGCTGGCTGGGGACCGATGATCAGTGAAACTGCATTCTTTGTAAAAGACGTGATCGGACCGAAAGGAAGCGTTTCTATCGTTGCGAAAGATGCGGGTGGGACTGGAAAATCGTCTTCCGTGGAAGCACATACGAAGACGGAGTCCATTCGCGTGCACCATGCGGACCTGAATGATCAGGATGAATTTACGAAACAAGATTCCTGGATCAATCTGGACGACGAGCCGGATCATCAGGAGCTTTGCAACCGCGAGCAGCGTTATTTCCTGAATGCGATCAATGATGATTTCGACCTGACTGATCACCTACAAGACGCAGTCACAAGCTTGCAGATTGCCTTCGCCTGTGACGAGTCTGTGAAGACAGGACGCACCGTAGATCTGGTTTAA
- a CDS encoding SusC/RagA family TonB-linked outer membrane protein produces the protein MKNTDTYQWLFRMRNIRNALFLIPALSGPFVASANMNIASGTAAHAKIDKTLKGKVTDKENGEGLPGVNVVIKGSSTGTTTDGSGNYTLQVPETGATLVFSFVGYTGQEVEVGNRTTLDLALESDSKALSEVVVIGYGTAKKSDLTGSVGSVKEDQLKERPAPSLNQALQGKVSGVQVNVNSGRPGGRANVRIRGFSSINSSNNPLYVVDGVMLPQGNQNQQSQAIDFINPNDIVSVEVLKDASSTAIYGARGANGVILVTTKKGKSGEGVITYNLDLSVPTAGPKRAKVLNAKEYLAVEDLAYANIAKYDPAGWAAGKYAPQNPKVRRAELNAKHPDIFTVDGSGNFIPNYDTDWFKEATQHKVSQNHQLGFSGGNNKTTYSLSLNYRDDQGLIKTSYLKRYSTRFSIDDQVKKWLRIGATLSYNNQAENLVDINDAVPRQMVEDFPFLPVKYPDGTYANNRDYPQAEGAFSSVHRLMGRKYNQNTQTTLGSLYSNITLAPGLEMRSVLGVNILTQEFNESQTRTLAIGESGTAGKASRKETFWSFENYLTYNKTFNGIHAINALLGISWQETNLTSTGASVRNFSTDYFGFNNLGAGATLPGVGSGAARFAFNSYFGRVNYTLKEKYLLTVTGRIDGSSKFGDNHKYAVFPSAALAWKVSDEEFLKGNTLISNLKIRTSYGLTGNSEIPSYSSLSLLSSNYATIYNDARFNGTGINRLANPDLKWEKTAQTDAGLEISFLKGRISVEADYYYRKTTDMLLDAPVPRTSGYAVIRKNIGSMENKGVELALNTTNIERANFSWNTNFNISFNRSKVLSLATPSDIFGVGGPGITNQTSIIRIGEPVGAFWGLTRLGVWSEAERDEAAKFTSYRNNLKMLPGDIKYKDFNGDGAITDADRRIIGNGSPKGWGTLANSVRYGNFDLTFDMQFSYGNDLMDMNLHASEDRVSIANSYATVLGAWTPQNQNSQIAEIRETRAGYVTNVDTRWIFDGSFLRGRNLLLGYSFPSDMVSKIKLSKLRIYVSAQNFFLLTKYPHGDPEQTPIRGGDADNVFSQGMIWHSYPKPTTYMAGLQIAF, from the coding sequence ATGAAAAATACCGATACCTATCAATGGTTGTTCCGAATGCGGAATATCCGGAATGCATTATTTCTAATACCCGCTCTTTCAGGTCCCTTCGTGGCATCCGCCAACATGAACATCGCTTCGGGAACTGCTGCTCACGCTAAGATTGATAAAACATTAAAAGGAAAAGTTACCGATAAGGAAAACGGGGAAGGCTTACCTGGCGTGAACGTTGTTATAAAAGGCTCCAGCACAGGTACAACCACCGACGGAAGCGGTAATTACACATTGCAAGTGCCAGAAACCGGTGCAACGCTTGTGTTCAGCTTTGTAGGTTATACAGGCCAGGAAGTGGAAGTGGGAAACCGCACTACGCTTGACCTCGCTTTGGAGTCAGATTCAAAAGCACTTAGTGAAGTAGTCGTTATCGGTTACGGTACCGCTAAAAAATCAGACTTAACCGGTTCGGTAGGTTCGGTTAAGGAAGATCAATTGAAAGAGCGTCCTGCTCCATCTTTGAACCAGGCTCTTCAGGGTAAGGTTTCGGGTGTACAGGTGAACGTGAACTCAGGACGTCCGGGTGGTCGTGCTAACGTGCGTATCCGTGGATTTAGCTCCATCAACTCTTCAAACAACCCATTATATGTGGTGGATGGTGTAATGCTTCCGCAAGGAAACCAAAACCAGCAAAGCCAGGCCATCGACTTCATCAACCCTAACGACATCGTGTCTGTTGAGGTTTTGAAAGATGCATCTTCAACAGCCATTTATGGTGCAAGAGGTGCGAATGGTGTTATTTTGGTTACGACTAAAAAAGGAAAATCAGGTGAAGGTGTGATTACTTACAACCTGGACCTGAGCGTTCCGACAGCGGGACCAAAAAGAGCAAAAGTTTTGAACGCGAAGGAATATCTTGCGGTTGAAGACCTTGCATACGCCAACATTGCAAAATATGACCCTGCGGGATGGGCTGCCGGAAAATATGCTCCGCAAAACCCGAAAGTGCGTCGTGCTGAATTGAATGCTAAACATCCTGATATCTTCACAGTGGATGGCAGCGGTAATTTCATACCAAACTATGATACCGACTGGTTCAAAGAAGCTACGCAACACAAGGTTTCCCAAAACCACCAATTGGGTTTCAGCGGTGGTAACAACAAAACAACTTACTCTTTGTCACTAAACTATCGTGATGATCAGGGTTTGATCAAAACATCTTACCTGAAACGTTATTCAACTCGTTTCAGCATTGATGACCAGGTTAAAAAATGGTTGAGAATCGGTGCTACATTGAGCTACAACAACCAGGCTGAAAACCTTGTCGATATCAATGATGCTGTTCCACGTCAGATGGTGGAGGATTTTCCTTTCCTTCCTGTTAAATACCCAGACGGAACTTACGCAAACAACCGTGATTATCCACAGGCAGAAGGTGCATTCAGCTCGGTACACCGTCTGATGGGCCGTAAATACAACCAGAACACACAAACTACATTGGGTAGCTTGTACTCGAACATTACCCTGGCTCCTGGCCTGGAAATGCGTTCTGTTCTTGGTGTGAACATCCTGACTCAGGAATTCAACGAATCGCAAACACGTACACTGGCAATCGGTGAGTCTGGTACGGCTGGTAAAGCAAGCAGAAAAGAGACGTTCTGGTCATTTGAAAATTATTTGACCTACAACAAAACTTTCAATGGTATCCACGCGATCAATGCACTTTTGGGTATCTCGTGGCAGGAAACGAACCTGACTTCAACAGGAGCAAGCGTTCGTAACTTCTCAACGGATTACTTCGGTTTCAACAACCTTGGAGCAGGTGCTACATTGCCGGGTGTTGGTTCAGGTGCTGCACGTTTTGCGTTCAACTCTTACTTTGGACGTGTGAACTATACATTGAAAGAGAAATATCTGTTGACGGTAACAGGCCGTATCGATGGTTCATCTAAATTCGGTGATAACCACAAATACGCTGTGTTCCCATCTGCTGCTTTGGCATGGAAAGTGTCTGACGAAGAGTTCCTGAAAGGAAATACATTGATTTCCAACCTGAAAATCAGAACAAGCTACGGTCTGACTGGTAACTCCGAAATTCCTTCTTATTCTTCATTGTCATTGCTTAGCTCAAACTATGCAACCATCTACAACGATGCAAGATTTAACGGAACGGGTATCAACAGACTTGCTAACCCTGATTTGAAATGGGAGAAAACAGCACAAACTGACGCAGGTCTTGAAATTAGCTTCCTGAAAGGCAGAATCTCTGTTGAAGCGGATTACTATTACAGAAAAACCACTGACATGCTTTTGGATGCTCCGGTTCCACGCACCAGCGGATACGCAGTTATCAGAAAGAACATTGGTTCAATGGAAAACAAAGGAGTTGAACTTGCTTTGAATACGACTAACATCGAAAGAGCAAACTTCTCATGGAACACGAACTTCAATATCTCATTCAACAGAAGCAAAGTATTGTCATTGGCAACACCTTCTGACATCTTCGGAGTGGGTGGTCCTGGTATTACAAACCAAACGAGCATTATCCGTATCGGAGAGCCTGTTGGTGCATTCTGGGGACTTACACGTCTGGGCGTTTGGAGCGAGGCTGAAAGAGACGAGGCTGCTAAATTTACCAGCTATCGTAACAACCTTAAAATGTTGCCTGGTGACATCAAATACAAAGATTTCAACGGTGATGGCGCTATCACAGATGCGGACCGCAGAATCATTGGAAATGGTAGTCCAAAAGGCTGGGGAACTTTGGCGAACTCAGTTCGTTACGGAAACTTTGACCTGACATTTGATATGCAGTTCTCTTACGGAAATGACCTGATGGACATGAACCTGCACGCTAGCGAAGACCGCGTTTCTATCGCAAACAGCTACGCTACTGTATTGGGTGCATGGACTCCTCAAAACCAAAATTCACAAATCGCTGAGATTCGTGAAACACGTGCGGGTTACGTAACAAACGTAGATACACGCTGGATCTTTGACGGTTCATTCCTTCGTGGCAGAAACTTGCTTTTGGGTTACAGCTTCCCATCGGATATGGTCAGCAAAATCAAATTGAGCAAACTGAGAATTTACGTTTCAGCTCAAAACTTCTTCTTGCTTACTAAATACCCACATGGTGACCCTGAGCAAACGCCAATCCGCGGTGGAGATGCTGACAACGTATTTTCACAAGGTATGATCTGGCATAGCTATCCAAAACCAACCACTTACATGGCTGGTCTGCAGATCGCATTTTAA
- a CDS encoding RagB/SusD family nutrient uptake outer membrane protein — translation MKLYNLKNLGTALLFGAILLGPTSCSDFLDEQDPSNLTPESFYTIPDHAEAAVAATYAGLRFYGDGAGIFSANWQLLEAVTGTATTETGQNSDLNNLYSLTYDGNTAHINNWWNGLYRLIANANLAIEKIPTIPFLAPATPAQQTKLLGEARFLRAWAYFNAVRLWGDVPLVTKPQTATSEDFFAKRAPQEEVYKLIVEDLIAAESAGLPVFETSGRATQMSVKALLSKVYLTMAGFPLGKGASHYKLAADKAFEVITYSKANPNVVNLFPTYKEIHTESQKNRLEHLFQIQYNALVASFPLNDYLPNFKAVTFAGPGGTGSTIPTLSFYNSYEKGDLRTVDQEGWFYTTYYTNGDGAKFDLGAPYVFKHFNQTALGAPGVTATKNNNLNVNLIRYAEVLLIYAEAQNEVGGPTAEAYAAYKRIRDRAKLTTPAIGTFTQATFREAVWRERWYEFAYEGITWFDMVRLRKVFNEKTKGFDNFVGHLNLNVGAGVALQEKHLLFPLGIQEMKNNPGLTPQNPGYGQ, via the coding sequence ATGAAGTTATATAATTTGAAAAACCTAGGGACAGCACTTCTTTTCGGCGCTATTTTGCTGGGACCGACGAGCTGTTCAGACTTCCTTGACGAACAGGATCCGTCCAACCTAACACCGGAAAGTTTTTACACAATCCCTGATCACGCAGAAGCTGCCGTTGCTGCAACCTATGCTGGTCTTAGATTCTATGGAGACGGAGCTGGTATTTTCTCTGCAAACTGGCAATTGCTGGAAGCAGTAACAGGAACTGCAACCACTGAAACGGGACAAAATTCCGATTTGAACAACCTGTACTCGTTGACTTACGATGGTAACACAGCGCATATCAACAACTGGTGGAACGGATTGTATCGCCTTATTGCGAATGCAAATCTTGCTATCGAGAAAATCCCGACCATTCCTTTTTTAGCTCCTGCAACACCTGCACAGCAAACAAAACTGCTTGGTGAAGCACGTTTTCTTAGAGCATGGGCTTACTTCAATGCAGTTCGTCTTTGGGGAGATGTTCCTTTGGTGACAAAACCACAAACGGCAACATCAGAAGATTTCTTTGCGAAGAGAGCTCCGCAGGAAGAAGTTTATAAACTGATCGTAGAAGACCTGATTGCAGCAGAATCTGCCGGACTTCCTGTTTTCGAAACAAGCGGCCGTGCTACACAAATGTCGGTGAAAGCATTGCTTTCAAAGGTTTATCTGACAATGGCTGGTTTCCCGTTGGGCAAAGGTGCTTCGCACTACAAGCTTGCGGCTGACAAAGCTTTTGAAGTAATTACTTATTCAAAAGCAAACCCAAATGTTGTAAACCTGTTTCCTACTTACAAGGAGATCCATACCGAATCGCAGAAAAACAGATTGGAGCATTTGTTCCAGATCCAGTATAATGCATTGGTTGCATCATTCCCATTGAATGACTATCTGCCTAACTTCAAGGCTGTAACTTTTGCAGGTCCTGGTGGAACAGGAAGCACTATTCCAACGCTTTCATTCTACAACTCATACGAAAAAGGCGACTTGCGTACAGTTGATCAGGAAGGCTGGTTCTATACAACGTATTATACCAATGGCGACGGAGCGAAATTTGATCTTGGTGCACCTTATGTATTCAAGCATTTCAATCAAACTGCGCTTGGTGCTCCTGGTGTTACTGCCACCAAGAACAACAACCTGAATGTGAACCTGATCCGCTACGCAGAAGTGTTGCTGATCTATGCAGAAGCACAAAATGAAGTAGGCGGTCCAACTGCCGAAGCTTATGCGGCTTACAAAAGAATCCGTGACCGTGCTAAGTTGACAACCCCTGCAATCGGAACATTCACACAGGCCACTTTCCGCGAAGCGGTTTGGAGAGAGCGCTGGTATGAATTCGCTTACGAAGGCATTACCTGGTTTGACATGGTTCGTCTGCGCAAAGTGTTCAACGAGAAAACAAAAGGATTTGACAATTTCGTAGGTCACCTTAACCTGAATGTTGGAGCTGGTGTTGCTTTACAGGAAAAACACCTGCTGTTCCCATTAGGAATCCAGGAAATGAAAAACAACCCTGGCCTGACACCTCAAAACCCAGGTTACGGTCAATAG